The Ascaphus truei isolate aAscTru1 unplaced genomic scaffold, aAscTru1.hap1 HAP1_SCAFFOLD_2382, whole genome shotgun sequence nucleotide sequence AAGATGAATGCCCTGTGTGGTATCCCCAAACATGTGTTAGAGGGTTAGTATATATAAATGAACACAACTGCCCTTTTATTAGGCAAGGCTGCATGTTACATGCAGTAAGAAGTATAAAGGTCGTCATATTCTGGACACCAAGACAAAAGGCACCTATATCCAATTAAAGGTTTGTACCTCCAACCATAAGGTGACAAAACAGTAGGGACTTGTGGCTCGTACATTCCTTCTTTGGCAGGAAAAGtgcatcaattagattgtaagcacttcggagcagggactcctttttttaaatgtcacttatgtctgaagtgcttcttcccgtcatgtgttatttgtattatttgttatttagatgactatcatgtgtattactgctgtgaagcgctatgtacattaatggcgctatatagagATATACATCAAAGGGAGCTACACATGCAGGCAAACTAGAAGACGTGTATTAACTACAGTCACAGTGCTGGTATTTGAGAGATTTTTTTGGGAAGATCCAAAACAAACAGTGCATCAAAAAACCTGTGTGCACAAATGCTCAAGGGAATACTAGCAAGTGTTGCTTAGGTAACTGATTGAATAGTAAATACGTTCACATCAATTGATACATCATGGGTCCCACAAAGTGAGGTAACTCCTTGAATCAGTGACTATATCTCTAGATATCAGATGTGACTAAAGAAGGCTGAAGTCTCTCACAGGGGAAAACTTGATGTAATCAGTCTGTATTGCTCACAATCCCATGTATGGCATATGCAAAGACAATCATAATGGTCCCCATTGCTTAAATGACTTGGACAACATCCGTTGAGAAAGAGACTGTTGAGGTACTCACGGGATCCCCGCGGGATGTGAACTTCTGTTGGCGTGCTCCTGCCGTGAAGACTAGGTATAGTTGCAAAGACGAGATGGCGGTGCACCGCCAGTATAAAAATAACCCAGGGCTGAAACTAACAGCGGTAAGAAAGATGTATTGGCACATTATGAAAACAGGATAAAAACACAAACGCTTTTCGCGCCCGACTGCCACTTTATATCAAGCGACAGTCAGGCGCGAAACACGTTAATGTTTTGTATCCTGTTTTCATAATGTGCCAATACATTTTTCTTACCGCCGTTAGCTCCAGCCCTGGGTTATTTTTATACTGGTGGTGTACCGCCATCTCGTCTTTGCAACTATACCTGGTTATTTATGAGAAATGGTCAAGAAAATGATTTCGTTCAGATTCCTTCAAATACTTTGTTCCTCCCACTACTGAGACGTGtgcaacattaaaaaataaaaatataaccccCCTGACTCCAGGAGAGAATATCAAGGAAGCctggcctcccccccctcccaccccccacacctatCCATCCATCTCCCACCCCCACTTGTttgtctccttccctccccccctctttttctttcCCCCTATAGGAAACAGGAAAATGTTTTTGGTCACTATATGATTGTATTGAGTTGAAGTGTTATGGGCTCATGACAtttctgtatgtacattaatatgtgaacgtgtccaataaaaaaattggtacaaataaataaataaaaatatagttaCAATAACCAGAGTGCTGAACATTAAGACAAGTTTCATTTTGTGCGTCAACAAATAGAATTTAGAATGATGCAAGTTTCCACCTCACAAAACCTTTCCCCAGCGTTGGGATCACTTACCCCTCAAAGGCCCGCTCCTTCACCAGCACCCTGTCCACAGCAGAGGAATTCTCAGGGACTCCTTGCATCGTACGAGCCATCCGACCTGCGTCTGGCCCCAGCGCGGCCTCTATGTCGTCCGGATCTACATCATCAAACCAGAGGTCCGCTCTGGGCAGCACAGGGAACATGTGTTGAGAGAGGTTATGAATGATGATAAACACTACAAAATGGCCACTGTAAATCCATggccatttttatttattatttacaatAAATCCCCGTCCCAAAGAGTTTACAgtcttaggccccggacatggTGACATTCACAGCGCTGACGCTagtgctctcctgctcaagcaggagcttttttgtgtccctgcatgtGCGTCAGTGTGCGCGCTTGTGagccgggcgggaggcggggctagcgctgATGTCACgtactgccattggcttttggcggtcacgtgactggccctgcgcttcCCCCAGCGGGAAAAATTAAAATgtgctgtcggctgcaattccacacgcctccgcacgcctgcggaagcgccatcTAAAGCCGCGCTCAATAGGGatgatgtttcccctcagcgcggctcagcacggtctttttgaccatggccctggcctaaaGTGTGTACCAATATTCACTTTCAACACTCGAAAATAAGCGGTGTGTGGGGATGCTGGGTCACCTGCTCAGTTAAGGTTCGCAAAGACAGAACTGCCCTCTTAGCACGTTAACTGGAAAGCAACAGGTTCTTTCTGCACAAGACCTGCAATTCCACTTCCAGAGCATGTATAAATCATACCGCGACACTACTGTGAAAGGACAGAACTTACTGTGTGGTCGGAAGCCCATTGCTCGGTTGAGATTTCTTTTTTTGGACCTTGGCCTCATCTTTTCCCGTCTCTTCCAGGTTTATCTTCCTCTTTCTCCTCTTTTGTTCCGCTCCCTTCTTATCTTTGACACCTGTAGGAAACGTGCTCGGACTTCCTTTGACTTCCTGCGCGGCAGGTGATACCACTGTCACTTGGCAGTTGGTTTGGGGGGCACCTTGTTTTGGGATGGGTTCCTCATGTTTCCTGTCTGAGGCTTTCTGCTGTTTCCTGGGGACTTTAGATGATGTGGAACTTGGCGCAGAACTGCTTGCCTTCTGTTTCAACAGCTAAACCGTTAAAGAAAACACATTCAGTATGGGCAAACTGAACCCAATAGGATCCAACACCATAAATACGTTGTGACTTTCTGCCCAtgcttttaaataaataaaatactgtcAGCATATGCAGTGCTGCACACAGAAGAGATTTAAAGGGCATGTAAACTTCTGACCATTTCTGTTTTGATGCCCAAGGCGATAAAGTGATTTGCCAGAGATCACAATGGAGGTCAGACTGGTGCTCAAACGGGAACCTGGCTCCTGAAACTACTTGGATCTTTGTTTCCAGTGAAACTATAGTGGGCGATTGTACCAGGCTGCTAGTGGCGGTTGTGTGGGAAAACACGTGATCCAAGGTGCAATATATTCACTAGATTGCAACCGCTATTACCGTCCATGGTGGCCACTAGACTCAATGCCAGCCATTGGCAATATAGGCTATAGTGCAGCAGTGAATATACCCCATAGCTCCTGATGGAGTGTGCTAAATGGTCTTACTTTGTCTTTAGCTTCTAGATTTACCCCATCAGTGCTAGAATGTTCTGCAGTTaccagaaaaaaaaataacaacgaGGAAATGCGATCTAGAAAACACCTCACTACGAGGAACGAAACATGAACATAAGACGAGGCCACTCATACAATGATTACACTAAAAGGTGCTTTTTGTCTCTTAAGTTTCTCAGGATGGCATATTCCTCATGTGATATGAGGGGTACTCAGTAAATTGGAGTGGAGTACTGATTTACACACAGATGCAACCCTCCGCTTACCTCTTGCAGAACCTTCCAGTTGGATGAGAAGTCCTGGGGAGTTTTGGGGAGCAGCAGTGGAGAAACCTTATCTTCGCTCTTCTTTGCAACCTTCTTGATGTTTTTCCAGAACctcttctttttctgtttttttgtctgTTGATCAGTATTTGTCTTTATCACAGAGTCACTTGATGAACACTTCACCTTTGCCATTCCAGCCTCCTCATTAGTGAATCGGGAAAAACACGGAATCATTTCTGTAAACAGAATTGGAGGATTTACTATTTAAGTAACCTATTACCATGTACAGTAGCATCCAAGAATTAAACAGATATATTTTAATGTATCTAGTGCCTGCAAAAACTACATTTCTGTCTATAACCAATGTATGTATGAGAAGGCTATACATAAGTTAACGTTTTCTGCTGAACAGTCAGCATTACAATTAATTACGTAGAAATATATAGCCAACGTAGAATTTAATTAACTAAAATATGAAAGCAAAACAGACGATGTTTATTAGGAATCCCACAGCAAAAACTGCAGTCCAGCGATCAGACGATGACGAAACGCTGGTCAAGCTCTCAGGCCATATATATCGGAGTGCATCCAGTCAAGCTATCAGACATACATCAtgtagcgtcccattgtcatggcaacgcggcgtcatttgacgccgctcaGCCATTTTCACAGGAGCTGCACGGGAGACACTCGAAGTTGCAAGGGATAAGCAGGTGAATGGTGGGAGGCACCGCAGGTAATGCTGGGATTATTGTCCATACGTGGCCACGTGCGAATGAGGGCACAGCCGCGCGCGCATTCcagcagcccaagcgatttgtgaacttggctgcagaaGATCGTAAACGCGCGGCGGACATGTCACGAAGCtagttcgctctcattggctgaaccagctcacgtgcgctgttGTCACGCGGCAGCCACCTGAAAATACAAAGTTTGTTGTATTTTTAAAACGCTACTTCATCAACGCGCCTCTCTGCCTGTAGGCATGCAGGCACAGGGGTAGCTCCCATAAGAAAATACAGAGGAGTTGTTGGCGGGGGCGCGCGCATGCAGCTACGCCGGTACCATAATCCCAGCCTAAGACTTGCAAGCGGGTAaagtgaggggggatggggggagtgacttttttttgggggggcgagtgttttctttttttttacaatttgtcggtgtgtgtgtgtgtatatacacacacacacacacacacacacacaccggctgGATGATTCAGATATTAAAGTACATGTGTGTTTGTCTTGTGTAGCTTTATGTGTATGCAAGCACGATTTAcaaacatacatgtatatttatttatagcgccattaatgtacacagcgcgtcacgcagtaatacagcagtaatacacaggacatgataatataacacataatgggaatatgcgcttcagacaaaagtaacatcAGGAAAactccctgccccaaagagcctACAATCTAATTGACATACATGTGTCAATCTCTGTGATCACGTGTCCgcctgtacatacatatgtactTACATCCCCTGTGCACACAGACCTGGTCCCCTGTATACACAGTCACTGCCCAGCATACACTGGGGCTCTCTCCATGCCTTCAGCTCACAAGCTCAGCATGCAGGCAACCGGAAGCCGCCAATGTCTGCTTCCCTCCGTGCGGAAACAGCTACTGGAACACATCCGTTCCCACATCATTGCAGATGCACGTGTCCCTGGGCAGCCAGAGCGCATGCTGTATTTACCCCGCCCATCTGCGCTATGGTGCGTCCCTGGACAGCGAGAGCCTGTGATGTCTGCCACAGGGAGACTCCGTAACTCCTCCAGTGCCACAGCGGCCTGCAATCTAAAGCACTTTCCCTGCTGGCAACCTGGCACTGAACGggttaaagtttaaaaaaaatgtctttctTGTGTACCCACCTGtattcccccccacacccctattccccccccccacacccatattccccccccacatccatattcccccccccacacccctatttcccccccccacacccctatttcccccccacacccctatttcccccccacacccctatttcctccccccacacccctattcccccccccacacccctattccccccccacacccctatccccccccatacccctattccccccccacacccctatcgcccccccacacccctatccccccccacacccctatcccccccccacacccctattcccccccccacacccctattcccccccccacacccctattccccccccacacccctattcccccccccacacccctattccccccccacacccctattcccccccccacccctattaCACCCCACGCCCCTATTCCCCCCACACGCCCCTATTCACCCCACACGCCCCTATTCACCCCCGCCCCTATTCCCCCCCGCCCACGCCCCTATTCCCCCCCGCCCCTATTCCCCCCCGCCCATgcccctattccccccccccacacccctattcccccccacacccctattccaaccccccacacccctattccaccccccacccctattccaccccccacccctattccacctccccacacccctattcccccccacacccctattcccccccacacacccccattcccccacacacacctatacccccacacacccctacccacacacccctattccccccccacacccctattccccccacacacccctattccccccaccccccattcccccacacacccatatcccaccccaccacacacccctaccccccaccccacacacccctaccccccccccacccccctattaccccccacacacccctatccccccccccacccccacatggACACCtggcagcctctcttctccatcttactatatatttcacATTGTAGCAATTTCCCTTGTGTATTTCAGGAAAAAAATAGAAGTGCATTGAAAAATTTCTATCAATTTGCTAAAGTTATGCCAGGCAAAAGAAACACTGTATCTGCTTCCAGCTTTTGCTTCAACACTTTgaataaaataacattgaccaTACTGTTGAGATTTATCTCCAGCACTTCAAATTAAGTAACTTAGGAACCAGTaaggcaggggaggccaactccagtccaggccaccaacaggtcaggttttaaggatatccctgcttcagcacttttACAAcgacttagccacctgtgctggatcagggatattctgaaagcctgacctgttggtgggccttaaggactggaattggccacccctgaagtaaggaatatatttaaccccttcatggaacataattgtttaatgtttttttttactggggAGGAGGGTCATTGCCTTCCTAGTAACTATGTTGGGGAAAACAAAATAGCTGGGAAAATACTCTGAATGTGTGACCAGCAAAACACAGACTGAAAAAGAGTTTGCCAACTGAGATGCCAAGCAGAACTCTACTCACATATTGCCTAGTGCAATCTCTTCCATTTATTAAAGAGCGGTGAGGAATTCCTCGTCTGGATCAATATAAACACAATTGTGTATCTCAGTCGACTACATTTAACATAGGTAGAGCGCGATGGACATAGCATagactgtatgtcttttttttcaacctcatccacttTGTTACTGTGTAACCTGTTAACCAAATTGTGGTCATTCCAAACCTGGTGGATATTTTGTGACAGAGGAAAGTGAGACACAATGACAGCCCCAGAGGAAGTATTTGATGCATCCTCTTATCACATAACTCATTGGTGGGTAACAGACAGCCCGAGGGCCACATTCGGTTCACAGGGGCTTTATCTGTGACTCCCAACCACTGCCCGTCCCATTTTTCCGCTATCCGCAGAGCAGGAGCATCAGAGATGTTGCTAGTCTGGATGGCCAAAGTGCActaataaatactgtactgcctcacgcctctcctgcgctgatcgctagctccctgaggaaggtcctgggGAGGACGGAAACGTTGGTTTCTGTACTGCTagctccctgaggaaggtcccggggagggccgaaacgttggtttctgTACTGCTAGCTCCCAGAGGAAGGTCCcggggaggaccgaaacgttggtttctgTACTGCTAGCTCCCAGAGGAAGGTCCCGGGGAGGACGGAAACGTTGGTTTCTGTACTGCTagctccctgaggaaggtcccgggGAGGACGGAAACGTTGCTTTCTGTACTGCTagctccctgaggaaggtcccggggaggaccgaaacgttggtttctgTACTGCTagctccctgaggaaggtcccggggaggaccgaaacgttggtttctgTACTGCTcgctccctgaggaaggtcccggggaggaccgaaacgttggtttctgTACTGCTagctccctgaggaagg carries:
- the REXO4 gene encoding RNA exonuclease 4, producing the protein MIPCFSRFTNEEAGMAKVKCSSSDSVIKTNTDQQTKKQKKKRFWKNIKKVAKKSEDKVSPLLLPKTPQDFSSNWKVLQELLKQKASSSAPSSTSSKVPRKQQKASDRKHEEPIPKQGAPQTNCQVTVVSPAAQEVKGSPSTFPTGVKDKKGAEQKRRKRKINLEETGKDEAKVQKKKSQPSNGLPTTQADLWFDDVDPDDIEAALGPDAGRMARTMQGVPENSSAVDRVLVKERAFEGLTKTVAMDCEMVGVGLDGEESILARVSIVNHFGKCVYDKYIKPTERVTNYRTAVSGIRPQNIRHGEQFKVVQKEVSEILRGRVLVGHAVHNDLKIFFLDHPKKAIRDTQRYKPFKQRVKCGRPSLKLLCEKILNVKVQTGEHCSIQDAQAAMRLYTMEKKHWEAAIKAKYTSPKPDTHKDKRTPK